In Macaca fascicularis isolate 582-1 chromosome X, T2T-MFA8v1.1, one DNA window encodes the following:
- the SOX3 gene encoding transcription factor SOX-3 — protein MRPARDNASGARSPRVPADLARSILISLPFPPDSLAHRPPSSAPTESQGLFTVAAPAPGAPSPPATLAHLLPAPAMYSLLETELKNPVGTSTQAAGTGGPAAPGGAGKSSANAAGGANAGGGSSGGSSGGGGGTDQDRVKRPMNAFMVWSRGQRRKMALENPKMHNSEISKRLGADWKLLTDAEKRPFIDEAKRLRAVHMKEYPDYKYRPRRKTKTLLKKDKYSLPSGLLPPGAAAAAAAAAAAAAAASSPVGVGQRLDTYTHVNGWANGAYSLVQEQLGYAQPPSMSSPPPPPALPPMHRYDMAGLQYSPMMPPGAQSYMNVAAAAAAASGYGGMAPSATAAAAAAYGQQPATAAAAAAAAAAMSLGPMGSVVKSEPSSPPPAIASHSQRACLGDLRDMISMYLPPGGDAADAASPLPGGRLHGVHQHYQGAGTAVNGTVPLTHI, from the coding sequence ATGCGACCTGCTCGAGACAACGCATCAGGTGCAAGAAGCCCGCGGGTTCCTGCTGACTTGGCGCGGAGCATTTTGATAAGCCTACCCTTCCCGCCGGACTCGCTGGCCCACAGGCCCCCAAGCTCCGCTCCGACGGAATCCCAGGGCCTTTTCACCGTGGCCGCTCCAGCCCCGGGAGCGCCTTCTCCTCCCGCCACGCTGGCGCACCTTCTTCCCGCCCCGGCAATGTACAGCCTTCTGGAGACTGAACTCAAGAACCCCGTAGGGACATCCACACAAGCGGCGGGCACCGGCGGCCCCGCAGCCCCGGGAGGCGCAGGCAAGAGTAGTGCGAACGCAGCCGGCGGGGCGAACGCAGGCGGCGGCAGCAGCGGTGGTTCGAGCGGCGGTGGCGGGGGCACAGACCAGGACCGTGTGAAGAGGCCCATGAACGCCTTCATGGTATGGTCCCGCGGGCAGCGGCGCAAAATGGCCCTGGAGAACCCCAAGATGCACAATTCTGAGATCAGCAAGCGCTTGGGCGCCGACTGGAAACTACTGACCGACGCCGAGAAGCGACCATTCATCGACGAGGCCAAGAGACTTCGCGCCGTGCACATGAAGGAGTATCCGGACTACAAGTACCGACCGCGCCGCAAGACCAAGACGCTGCTCAAGAAAGATAAGTACTCCCTGCCCAGTGGCCTGCTGCCCCCCggtgccgccgccgccgccgccgccgctgcggCCGCAGCCGCTGCCGCTAGCAGTCCGGTGGGCGTGGGCCAGCGCCTGGACACGTACACGCACGTGAACGGCTGGGCCAACGGCGCGTACTCGCTGGTGCAAGAGCAGCTGGGCTACGCGCAGCCCCCGAGCATGAGCAGCCCGCCGCCCCCGCCAGCGCTGCCGCCGATGCACCGCTACGACATGGCCGGCCTGCAGTACAGCCCCATGATGCCGCCCGGCGCTCAGAGCTACATGAACGTCGctgccgcggccgccgccgcctcgGGCTACGGGGGCATGGCGCCCTCAGCCACagccgccgcggccgccgcctACGGGCAGCAGCCCGCCACCGCCGCTGCCGCAGCTGCGGCCGCAGCCGCCATGAGCCTGGGCCCCATGGGCTCGGTAGTGAAGTCTGAGCCCAGCTCGCCGCCGCCCGCCATCGCATCGCACTCTCAGCGCGCGTGCCTCGGCGACCTGCGCGACATGATCAGCATGTACCTGCCACCCGGCGGGGACGCGGCCGACGCCGCCTCTCCGCTGCCCGGCGGTCGCCTGCACGGCGTGCACCAGCACTACCAGGGCGCCGGGACTGCAGTCAACGGAACGGTGCCGCTGACCCACATCTGA